The Astyanax mexicanus isolate ESR-SI-001 chromosome 14, AstMex3_surface, whole genome shotgun sequence genome window below encodes:
- the snx9a gene encoding sorting nexin-9a isoform X2 — translation MAVKAQVLYDFTAEPGNNELSVQEGEMLTVMNQAVGGGWVEAQNSKGQTGLVPEDYIQQINNSEASGTQQPAQAYQGSIDYYDDDGEWDEESDDSKSPSGYSWSQSDGGGGAVQQGAAAHHPRKISLNKFPGLSKTPNPEVYLLKNYMCAENDRLPIYMGEVGPVWLYPQTQLDCVVAHPKKGTKMYGLKSYIEYQIAPNTTHKSVNHRYKHFDWLYERLLEKFGCAIPIPSLPDKQVTGRFEDEFIKMRMERLQGWMSRMCRHPVVSNSEVFQLFLTYKDEKDWKEGKRKAEKDERVGVMVFSTMDPEMRELDPTEVEKKCETFSHFSRSMDDGVKDLLAVGHLHWKRCAGPLQKEYQRIGKAFQSLSSVFNTSAYQGEATLTDALTATGKTYEEIAEIVAGQPKKDLHFLLETNNEYKGLLGCFPDLIGVHRAAIEKVKEADRLVAMNKIGPQDKQTMQKNLSTMSYALQGRSACCLLCSNRRSGPYFSLLTHSIFFYKITCADVGATVPRDAFVLISMSLNNFARALIFKS, via the exons GCTCAGGTACTGTATGACTTCACTGCTGAACCAGGGAACAATGAACTGAGTGTTCAGGAGGGAGAAATGCTCACCGTCATGAATCAG GCTGTAGGTGGAGGCTGGGTAGAAGCTCAGAACTCTAAAGGACAGACGGGTTTGGTACCTGAAGATTATATACAG CAAATAAATAATAGTGAAGCCTCGGGAACGCAACAGCCAGCACAAGCCTATCAGG GTTCCATAGATTactatgatgatgatggtgaatgGGACGAGGAGTCGGATGATAGTAAATCACCCAGCGGCTACAGCTGGTCACAGAGTGATGGAGGAGGCGGGGCAGTGCAGCAAGGTGCTGCTGCCCATCATCCCAGGAAGATTTCTCTTAATAA ATTTCCAGGCTTATCAAAGACACCAAATCCTGAGGTGTACTTGCTAAAAAACTATATGTGTGCAGAAAATGACAGACTGCCAATATAC ATGGGAGAGGTGGGTCCGGTTTGGCTGTATCCTCAAACTCAGCTAGACTGTGTGGTGGCTCATCCGAAGAAAGGAACAAAAATGTACGGCTTGAAGAGTTATATCGAATATCAGATCGCACCTAAT acTACACACAAATCTGTCAATCACAGATACAAACACTTTGATTGGCTGTATGAGAGACTACTGGAAAAGTTTGGCTGTGCCATCCCTATCCCATCTCTCCCAGATAAACAAGTTACAg GTCGGTTTGAAGATGAGTTTATTAAAATGCGAATGGAGCGCCTGCAGGGCTGGATGTCCCGTATGTGCAGACACCCTGTCGTCTCAAACAGTGAAGTTTTTCAACTGTTCCTCACTTACAAAGACGAGAAG GACTGGAAAGAAGGCAAACGCAAAGCAGAGAAAGATGAGCGCGTGGGAGTGATGGTCTTCTCCACGATGGATCCTGAAATGCGAGAACTAGATCCTACAGAAGT AGAGAAGAAGTGTGAAACATTCAGCCATTTCAGCAGATCCATGGATGATGGGGTTAAAGATCTTCTTGCTGTGGGCCATCTTCACTGGAAGAGATGTGCAGGAC CATTACAGAAAGAATATCAGAGAATTGGAAAAGCATTTCAGAGCCTGTCCTCAGTTTTCAACACCAGCGCATACCAGG GGGAGGCAACTCTTACTGATGCTCTAACTGCAACAGGAAAGACATATGAGGAAATAGCAGAGATAGTGGCTGGACAG CCCAAAAAAGACCTGCATTTCCTGCTGGAAACAAACAATGAATACAAAGGACTACTTGGCTGTTTCCCAGACCTGATTGGAGTCCACAGG GCTGCTATTGAGAAGGTTAAGGAAGCAGACCGTCTCGTGGCCATGAATAAGATTGGACCCCAAGACAAGCAGACTATGCAGAAGAATCTGAGTACAATGTCGTACGCATTGCAAGGTCGGTCAGCCTGTTGTTTGCTTTGCTCTAATCGCAGAAGTGGTCCGTATTTTTCACTGCTAACTCATtccattttcttttataaaataacATGCGCAGATGTTGGGGCAACTGTTCCCCGGGATGCATTTGTCCTAATCAGCATGTCCTTAAATAATTTTGCTCGTGCTTTAATATTTAAAAGCTGA
- the snx9a gene encoding sorting nexin-9a isoform X1 encodes MAVKAQVLYDFTAEPGNNELSVQEGEMLTVMNQAVGGGWVEAQNSKGQTGLVPEDYIQQINNSEASGTQQPAQAYQGSIDYYDDDGEWDEESDDSKSPSGYSWSQSDGGGGAVQQGAAAHHPRKISLNKFPGLSKTPNPEVYLLKNYMCAENDRLPIYMGEVGPVWLYPQTQLDCVVAHPKKGTKMYGLKSYIEYQIAPNTTHKSVNHRYKHFDWLYERLLEKFGCAIPIPSLPDKQVTGRFEDEFIKMRMERLQGWMSRMCRHPVVSNSEVFQLFLTYKDEKDWKEGKRKAEKDERVGVMVFSTMDPEMRELDPTEVEKKCETFSHFSRSMDDGVKDLLAVGHLHWKRCAGPLQKEYQRIGKAFQSLSSVFNTSAYQGEATLTDALTATGKTYEEIAEIVAGQPKKDLHFLLETNNEYKGLLGCFPDLIGVHRAAIEKVKEADRLVAMNKIGPQDKQTMQKNLSTMSYALQAEMNHFHSNRIYDYNRVMQLYLQEQVQFYETVSKVEDKLQKALQHFKSDQCIFLRAIKELCN; translated from the exons GCTCAGGTACTGTATGACTTCACTGCTGAACCAGGGAACAATGAACTGAGTGTTCAGGAGGGAGAAATGCTCACCGTCATGAATCAG GCTGTAGGTGGAGGCTGGGTAGAAGCTCAGAACTCTAAAGGACAGACGGGTTTGGTACCTGAAGATTATATACAG CAAATAAATAATAGTGAAGCCTCGGGAACGCAACAGCCAGCACAAGCCTATCAGG GTTCCATAGATTactatgatgatgatggtgaatgGGACGAGGAGTCGGATGATAGTAAATCACCCAGCGGCTACAGCTGGTCACAGAGTGATGGAGGAGGCGGGGCAGTGCAGCAAGGTGCTGCTGCCCATCATCCCAGGAAGATTTCTCTTAATAA ATTTCCAGGCTTATCAAAGACACCAAATCCTGAGGTGTACTTGCTAAAAAACTATATGTGTGCAGAAAATGACAGACTGCCAATATAC ATGGGAGAGGTGGGTCCGGTTTGGCTGTATCCTCAAACTCAGCTAGACTGTGTGGTGGCTCATCCGAAGAAAGGAACAAAAATGTACGGCTTGAAGAGTTATATCGAATATCAGATCGCACCTAAT acTACACACAAATCTGTCAATCACAGATACAAACACTTTGATTGGCTGTATGAGAGACTACTGGAAAAGTTTGGCTGTGCCATCCCTATCCCATCTCTCCCAGATAAACAAGTTACAg GTCGGTTTGAAGATGAGTTTATTAAAATGCGAATGGAGCGCCTGCAGGGCTGGATGTCCCGTATGTGCAGACACCCTGTCGTCTCAAACAGTGAAGTTTTTCAACTGTTCCTCACTTACAAAGACGAGAAG GACTGGAAAGAAGGCAAACGCAAAGCAGAGAAAGATGAGCGCGTGGGAGTGATGGTCTTCTCCACGATGGATCCTGAAATGCGAGAACTAGATCCTACAGAAGT AGAGAAGAAGTGTGAAACATTCAGCCATTTCAGCAGATCCATGGATGATGGGGTTAAAGATCTTCTTGCTGTGGGCCATCTTCACTGGAAGAGATGTGCAGGAC CATTACAGAAAGAATATCAGAGAATTGGAAAAGCATTTCAGAGCCTGTCCTCAGTTTTCAACACCAGCGCATACCAGG GGGAGGCAACTCTTACTGATGCTCTAACTGCAACAGGAAAGACATATGAGGAAATAGCAGAGATAGTGGCTGGACAG CCCAAAAAAGACCTGCATTTCCTGCTGGAAACAAACAATGAATACAAAGGACTACTTGGCTGTTTCCCAGACCTGATTGGAGTCCACAGG GCTGCTATTGAGAAGGTTAAGGAAGCAGACCGTCTCGTGGCCATGAATAAGATTGGACCCCAAGACAAGCAGACTATGCAGAAGAATCTGAGTACAATGTCGTACGCATTGCAAG CGGAGATGAACCACTTCCATAGCAACCGTATCTATGACTACAACAGAGTCATGCAGCTCTATCTGCAGGAGCAGGTGCAGTTCTACGAGACCGTAAGTAAAGTTGAAGATAAACTTCAGAAGGCACTTCAACATTTTAAGTCGGATCAGTGCATTTTTTTGCGTGCAATAAAGGAATTATGCAACTGA
- the snx9a gene encoding sorting nexin-9a isoform X3, whose protein sequence is MAVKAQVLYDFTAEPGNNELSVQEGEMLTVMNQAVGGGWVEAQNSKGQTGLVPEDYIQQINNSEASGTQQPAQAYQGSIDYYDDDGEWDEESDDSKSPSGYSWSQSDGGGGAVQQGAAAHHPRKISLNKFPGLSKTPNPEVYLLKNYMCAENDRLPIYMGEVGPVWLYPQTQLDCVVAHPKKGTKMYGLKSYIEYQIAPNTTHKSVNHRYKHFDWLYERLLEKFGCAIPIPSLPDKQVTGRFEDEFIKMRMERLQGWMSRMCRHPVVSNSEVFQLFLTYKDEKDWKEGKRKAEKDERVGVMVFSTMDPEMRELDPTEVEKKCETFSHFSRSMDDGVKDLLAVGHLHWKRCAGPLQKEYQRIGKAFQSLSSVFNTSAYQGEATLTDALTATGKTYEEIAEIVAGQPKKDLHFLLETNNEYKGLLGCFPDLIGVHRAAIEKVKEADRLVAMNKIGPQDKQTMQKNLSTMSYALQAEMNHFHSNRIYDYNRVMQLYLQEQVQFYETIAGKLKHALSQYTTL, encoded by the exons GCTCAGGTACTGTATGACTTCACTGCTGAACCAGGGAACAATGAACTGAGTGTTCAGGAGGGAGAAATGCTCACCGTCATGAATCAG GCTGTAGGTGGAGGCTGGGTAGAAGCTCAGAACTCTAAAGGACAGACGGGTTTGGTACCTGAAGATTATATACAG CAAATAAATAATAGTGAAGCCTCGGGAACGCAACAGCCAGCACAAGCCTATCAGG GTTCCATAGATTactatgatgatgatggtgaatgGGACGAGGAGTCGGATGATAGTAAATCACCCAGCGGCTACAGCTGGTCACAGAGTGATGGAGGAGGCGGGGCAGTGCAGCAAGGTGCTGCTGCCCATCATCCCAGGAAGATTTCTCTTAATAA ATTTCCAGGCTTATCAAAGACACCAAATCCTGAGGTGTACTTGCTAAAAAACTATATGTGTGCAGAAAATGACAGACTGCCAATATAC ATGGGAGAGGTGGGTCCGGTTTGGCTGTATCCTCAAACTCAGCTAGACTGTGTGGTGGCTCATCCGAAGAAAGGAACAAAAATGTACGGCTTGAAGAGTTATATCGAATATCAGATCGCACCTAAT acTACACACAAATCTGTCAATCACAGATACAAACACTTTGATTGGCTGTATGAGAGACTACTGGAAAAGTTTGGCTGTGCCATCCCTATCCCATCTCTCCCAGATAAACAAGTTACAg GTCGGTTTGAAGATGAGTTTATTAAAATGCGAATGGAGCGCCTGCAGGGCTGGATGTCCCGTATGTGCAGACACCCTGTCGTCTCAAACAGTGAAGTTTTTCAACTGTTCCTCACTTACAAAGACGAGAAG GACTGGAAAGAAGGCAAACGCAAAGCAGAGAAAGATGAGCGCGTGGGAGTGATGGTCTTCTCCACGATGGATCCTGAAATGCGAGAACTAGATCCTACAGAAGT AGAGAAGAAGTGTGAAACATTCAGCCATTTCAGCAGATCCATGGATGATGGGGTTAAAGATCTTCTTGCTGTGGGCCATCTTCACTGGAAGAGATGTGCAGGAC CATTACAGAAAGAATATCAGAGAATTGGAAAAGCATTTCAGAGCCTGTCCTCAGTTTTCAACACCAGCGCATACCAGG GGGAGGCAACTCTTACTGATGCTCTAACTGCAACAGGAAAGACATATGAGGAAATAGCAGAGATAGTGGCTGGACAG CCCAAAAAAGACCTGCATTTCCTGCTGGAAACAAACAATGAATACAAAGGACTACTTGGCTGTTTCCCAGACCTGATTGGAGTCCACAGG GCTGCTATTGAGAAGGTTAAGGAAGCAGACCGTCTCGTGGCCATGAATAAGATTGGACCCCAAGACAAGCAGACTATGCAGAAGAATCTGAGTACAATGTCGTACGCATTGCAAG CGGAGATGAACCACTTCCATAGCAACCGTATCTATGACTACAACAGAGTCATGCAGCTCTATCTGCAGGAGCAGGTGCAGTTCTACGAGACC ATTGCAGGGAAGCTGAAGCATGCCCTCAGTCAGTACACAACTCTGTGA
- the LOC103022442 gene encoding angiopoietin-related protein 7 isoform X2 → MPSLLAASCSAEIRMKWTLLYRYWYWLLYCQTLLCSTDTQESDYQESDSSQTDSSQTDTHLISSGLMQCGEYSNEVMPNGQCRLMATLPQLEEQRCPDMFRCTDEVSYWLHENEERKQQMQDLKETISELQEELRNHRHRIKVLELQNEEKNGQNSSLEQRFHALEQIYEEANTLLHVHGSLIYDMQTQIRNLTLAVERVRRNPGCMINIVRTSPLLSTRDTLHPEVQHIRNCPIDCASLYYNGVHRSGIFAVVPSLGSTPVEVYCDMETDGGGWTTFQRRQDGKVNFNRRWTEYKDGFGDLHGEFWLGNDNIHYISSQGDYCLRIDLEDWNGKHKHALYQNFRIEDEENQYRLHISGFSGTVEDSFSWYHDKQSFSTPDTGNICAEISHGGWWYHQCFFTNLNGIYYKGGRYSAKGKNLLGPDGIVWYTWKDSDYYSLKKVSMMIRPRTFKPRLSP, encoded by the exons ATGCCGTCTCTCCTCGCCGCCAGCTGCTCTGCTGAAATCAG GATGAAGTGGACTCTGCTGTACCGGTACTGGTACTGGTTGCTGTATTGCCAGACGCTTCTCTGCAGCACCGACACCCAGGAATCCGACTATCAGGAATCGGATTCAAGTCAAACAGACTCTTCTCAGACAGACACGCATCTCATCAGCAGCGGCCTGATGCAGTGCGGGGAGTACAGTAACGAGGTGATGCCAAACGGGCAGTGCCGCCTGATGGCCACGCTGCCCCAGCTGGAGGAACAGCGCTGTCCCGACATGTTCCGCTGCACAGACGAGGTTTCCTACTGGCTACATGAGAACGAAGAGCGCAAACAGCAAATGCAAGACCTGAAGGAGACAATCTCAGAGCTTCAGGAGGAGCTGAGAAACCACAGACATCGCATCAAAGTTCTGGAGTTACAG AATGAAGAGAAGAATGGTCAGAATTCTTCACTGGAGCAGCGATTCCACGCCCTGGAACAGATCTATGAAGAAGCCAATACTCTGCTTCACGTCCACGGGTCTCTCATCTATGACATGCAGACGCAGATCCGGAACCTCACCCTGGCCGTGGAGCGTGTTCGGCGTAACCCCGGCTGCATGATCAACATCGTCCGCACCAGCCCGCTGCTCAGCACCCGCGACACCCTGCACCCCG aGGTTCAGCACATACGGAACTGTCCAATCGACTGTGCCTCACTGTACTACAATGGAGTTCACCGATCTGGGATTTTTGCTGTAGTCCCATCATTAGGATCAACACCAGTGGAGGTCTACTGCGACATGGAGACTGATG GTGGTGGCTGGACCACTTTCCAGCGGCGACAAGATGGCAAGGTAAACTTTAATCGCAGGTGGACGGAGTACAAAGATGGTTTTGGAGATCTGCATGGTGAATTCTGGTTGGGGAATGATAACATTCATTACATTTCTAGTCAGGGTGATTACTGCTTACGCATCGACCTTGAGGACTGGAATGGCAAACACAAGCATGCTCTCTACCAAAACTTCAG GATTGAAGATGAGGAAAACCAATATCGTCTCCATATCTCTGGGTTTAGTGGGACGGTCGAGGACTCGTTTAGTTGGTACCATGACAAGCAGAGCTTCAGTACACCGGACACGGGCAATATCTGTGCTGAAATTTCTCATGGAGGATGGTGGTACCATCAGTGCTTCTTCACTAACCTGAATGGCATTTATTATAAA GGGGGGCGCTACTCTGCTAAAGGGAAGAACCTGCTGGGTCCTGATGGAATCGTGTGGTACACCTGGAAAGATTCAGATTACTACTCACTAAAGAAAGTCAGCATGATGATCCGCCCACGGACCTTCAAGCCCCGCCTTTCACCATGA
- the LOC103022442 gene encoding angiopoietin-related protein 7 isoform X1 produces MPSLLAASCSAEIRLFLQCRMKWTLLYRYWYWLLYCQTLLCSTDTQESDYQESDSSQTDSSQTDTHLISSGLMQCGEYSNEVMPNGQCRLMATLPQLEEQRCPDMFRCTDEVSYWLHENEERKQQMQDLKETISELQEELRNHRHRIKVLELQNEEKNGQNSSLEQRFHALEQIYEEANTLLHVHGSLIYDMQTQIRNLTLAVERVRRNPGCMINIVRTSPLLSTRDTLHPEVQHIRNCPIDCASLYYNGVHRSGIFAVVPSLGSTPVEVYCDMETDGGGWTTFQRRQDGKVNFNRRWTEYKDGFGDLHGEFWLGNDNIHYISSQGDYCLRIDLEDWNGKHKHALYQNFRIEDEENQYRLHISGFSGTVEDSFSWYHDKQSFSTPDTGNICAEISHGGWWYHQCFFTNLNGIYYKGGRYSAKGKNLLGPDGIVWYTWKDSDYYSLKKVSMMIRPRTFKPRLSP; encoded by the exons ATGCCGTCTCTCCTCGCCGCCAGCTGCTCTGCTGAAATCAG GCTTTTCCTCCAGTGCAGGATGAAGTGGACTCTGCTGTACCGGTACTGGTACTGGTTGCTGTATTGCCAGACGCTTCTCTGCAGCACCGACACCCAGGAATCCGACTATCAGGAATCGGATTCAAGTCAAACAGACTCTTCTCAGACAGACACGCATCTCATCAGCAGCGGCCTGATGCAGTGCGGGGAGTACAGTAACGAGGTGATGCCAAACGGGCAGTGCCGCCTGATGGCCACGCTGCCCCAGCTGGAGGAACAGCGCTGTCCCGACATGTTCCGCTGCACAGACGAGGTTTCCTACTGGCTACATGAGAACGAAGAGCGCAAACAGCAAATGCAAGACCTGAAGGAGACAATCTCAGAGCTTCAGGAGGAGCTGAGAAACCACAGACATCGCATCAAAGTTCTGGAGTTACAG AATGAAGAGAAGAATGGTCAGAATTCTTCACTGGAGCAGCGATTCCACGCCCTGGAACAGATCTATGAAGAAGCCAATACTCTGCTTCACGTCCACGGGTCTCTCATCTATGACATGCAGACGCAGATCCGGAACCTCACCCTGGCCGTGGAGCGTGTTCGGCGTAACCCCGGCTGCATGATCAACATCGTCCGCACCAGCCCGCTGCTCAGCACCCGCGACACCCTGCACCCCG aGGTTCAGCACATACGGAACTGTCCAATCGACTGTGCCTCACTGTACTACAATGGAGTTCACCGATCTGGGATTTTTGCTGTAGTCCCATCATTAGGATCAACACCAGTGGAGGTCTACTGCGACATGGAGACTGATG GTGGTGGCTGGACCACTTTCCAGCGGCGACAAGATGGCAAGGTAAACTTTAATCGCAGGTGGACGGAGTACAAAGATGGTTTTGGAGATCTGCATGGTGAATTCTGGTTGGGGAATGATAACATTCATTACATTTCTAGTCAGGGTGATTACTGCTTACGCATCGACCTTGAGGACTGGAATGGCAAACACAAGCATGCTCTCTACCAAAACTTCAG GATTGAAGATGAGGAAAACCAATATCGTCTCCATATCTCTGGGTTTAGTGGGACGGTCGAGGACTCGTTTAGTTGGTACCATGACAAGCAGAGCTTCAGTACACCGGACACGGGCAATATCTGTGCTGAAATTTCTCATGGAGGATGGTGGTACCATCAGTGCTTCTTCACTAACCTGAATGGCATTTATTATAAA GGGGGGCGCTACTCTGCTAAAGGGAAGAACCTGCTGGGTCCTGATGGAATCGTGTGGTACACCTGGAAAGATTCAGATTACTACTCACTAAAGAAAGTCAGCATGATGATCCGCCCACGGACCTTCAAGCCCCGCCTTTCACCATGA
- the LOC103022442 gene encoding angiopoietin-related protein 7 isoform X3, translating to MKWTLLYRYWYWLLYCQTLLCSTDTQESDYQESDSSQTDSSQTDTHLISSGLMQCGEYSNEVMPNGQCRLMATLPQLEEQRCPDMFRCTDEVSYWLHENEERKQQMQDLKETISELQEELRNHRHRIKVLELQNEEKNGQNSSLEQRFHALEQIYEEANTLLHVHGSLIYDMQTQIRNLTLAVERVRRNPGCMINIVRTSPLLSTRDTLHPEVQHIRNCPIDCASLYYNGVHRSGIFAVVPSLGSTPVEVYCDMETDGGGWTTFQRRQDGKVNFNRRWTEYKDGFGDLHGEFWLGNDNIHYISSQGDYCLRIDLEDWNGKHKHALYQNFRIEDEENQYRLHISGFSGTVEDSFSWYHDKQSFSTPDTGNICAEISHGGWWYHQCFFTNLNGIYYKGGRYSAKGKNLLGPDGIVWYTWKDSDYYSLKKVSMMIRPRTFKPRLSP from the exons ATGAAGTGGACTCTGCTGTACCGGTACTGGTACTGGTTGCTGTATTGCCAGACGCTTCTCTGCAGCACCGACACCCAGGAATCCGACTATCAGGAATCGGATTCAAGTCAAACAGACTCTTCTCAGACAGACACGCATCTCATCAGCAGCGGCCTGATGCAGTGCGGGGAGTACAGTAACGAGGTGATGCCAAACGGGCAGTGCCGCCTGATGGCCACGCTGCCCCAGCTGGAGGAACAGCGCTGTCCCGACATGTTCCGCTGCACAGACGAGGTTTCCTACTGGCTACATGAGAACGAAGAGCGCAAACAGCAAATGCAAGACCTGAAGGAGACAATCTCAGAGCTTCAGGAGGAGCTGAGAAACCACAGACATCGCATCAAAGTTCTGGAGTTACAG AATGAAGAGAAGAATGGTCAGAATTCTTCACTGGAGCAGCGATTCCACGCCCTGGAACAGATCTATGAAGAAGCCAATACTCTGCTTCACGTCCACGGGTCTCTCATCTATGACATGCAGACGCAGATCCGGAACCTCACCCTGGCCGTGGAGCGTGTTCGGCGTAACCCCGGCTGCATGATCAACATCGTCCGCACCAGCCCGCTGCTCAGCACCCGCGACACCCTGCACCCCG aGGTTCAGCACATACGGAACTGTCCAATCGACTGTGCCTCACTGTACTACAATGGAGTTCACCGATCTGGGATTTTTGCTGTAGTCCCATCATTAGGATCAACACCAGTGGAGGTCTACTGCGACATGGAGACTGATG GTGGTGGCTGGACCACTTTCCAGCGGCGACAAGATGGCAAGGTAAACTTTAATCGCAGGTGGACGGAGTACAAAGATGGTTTTGGAGATCTGCATGGTGAATTCTGGTTGGGGAATGATAACATTCATTACATTTCTAGTCAGGGTGATTACTGCTTACGCATCGACCTTGAGGACTGGAATGGCAAACACAAGCATGCTCTCTACCAAAACTTCAG GATTGAAGATGAGGAAAACCAATATCGTCTCCATATCTCTGGGTTTAGTGGGACGGTCGAGGACTCGTTTAGTTGGTACCATGACAAGCAGAGCTTCAGTACACCGGACACGGGCAATATCTGTGCTGAAATTTCTCATGGAGGATGGTGGTACCATCAGTGCTTCTTCACTAACCTGAATGGCATTTATTATAAA GGGGGGCGCTACTCTGCTAAAGGGAAGAACCTGCTGGGTCCTGATGGAATCGTGTGGTACACCTGGAAAGATTCAGATTACTACTCACTAAAGAAAGTCAGCATGATGATCCGCCCACGGACCTTCAAGCCCCGCCTTTCACCATGA
- the pomca gene encoding proopiomelanocortin a translates to MSVSLSTVRVKAYKKEQPEDSDLRTKLQNGRIFSSLQSSFIIKTGPVMGLRMEACPAWLLALAILCAIGSEVNAQCWENGPCRDLSSEEQILDCMKLCKSNLKMESPLFPGEGHLQPLLESLTGENPAALPDEDAPEPATLREDKRSYSMEHFRWGKPVGRKRRPIKVYTNGAEDESAEALPAEMRREVFGGENDYPLEDSLFSPFDTFGPQDKKDGSYKMNHFRWSEPPASKRYGGFMKSWDERSQKPLLTLFKNVINKDGHQKKDH, encoded by the exons ATGAGCGTGTCCTTGAGCACAGTGCGAGTCAAGGCTTATAAAAAGGAGCAGCCGGAGGATTCGGACCTCAGAACCAAGTTACAGAACGGCAGAATCTTCTCATCACTTCAATCCTCATTTATCATCAAAACAG GTCCGGTGATGGGGTTGAGGATGGAGGCGTGTCCGGCATGGCTGCTGGCTCTGGCGATACTGTGTGCGATCGGCAGCGAGGTGAACGCCCAGTGCTGGGAGAACGGACCCTGCAGAGACCTCAGTTCTGAGGAACAGATTCTG GACTGTATGAAGTTGTGTAAGTCTAATCTAAAGATGGAGTCTCCTCTGTTTCCGGGAGAGGGTCATCTCCAACCTCTGCTGGAATCGCTGACGGGTGAGAACCCTGCCGCTCTGCCCGACGAGGACGCTCCAGAGCCAGCAACACTGCGCGAGGACAAGCGCTCGTACTCCATGGAGCATTTCCGCTGGGGGAAACCCGTCGGCCGCAAACGTCGCCCCATCAAGGTATACACAAACGGGGCAGAGGACGAGTCGGCCGAGGCCCTGCCCGCTGAGATGAGGCGCGAGGTGTTTGGCGGGGAGAATGACTACCCCCTGGAGGACAGTCTGTTCAGCCCTTTTGACACCTTTGGCCCACAAGACAAGAAGGACGGTTCCTACAAGATGAACCACTTCCGCTGGAGCGAGCCGCCCGCAAGCAAGCGCTACGGAGGCTTCATGAAGTCCTGGGATGAACGGAGCCAGAAACCTCTGCTCACGCTCTTCAAAAACGTCATCAACAAAGACGGACACCAGAAGAAGGACCACTGA